The Streptomyces sp. V3I7 genome segment CGTCGAAGCGGCCGCCGTCGTCGTAGACCGCGCGGATGACGGCACCGATGCGGCGGTCACCGCGGGAGAGCAGGCCCTCGACGATGCCGGGCTTGCCGTCGTGGTAGCGGAAGCCGATCGAGCGGCCGTACTTCTTGTCGCCGCGGATCTTGTCCCGGAGCTTCTGCAGGCGGGCGTCCGTCTCCTCCGCCGAGAGCTGCGGGGCCCACTGGAAGGGCGTGTGGGGCTTGGGGACGAAGCCGCCGATGGAGACCGTGCAGCGGATGTCGCCGGAGCCGGAGACCTCGCGGCCCTTCTGGATCACGCTCATCGCCATGTCGGCGATCTGCAGGACGTCCTCGTCGGTCTCCGTGGGCAGGCCGCACATGAAGTACAGCTTCACCTGGCGCCAGCCGTTGCCGTAGGCGGTGGCGACCGTGCGGATCAGGTCCTCCTCCGAGACCATCTTGTTGATGACCTTGCGCATGCGCTCGGAGCCGCCCTCGGGGGCGAAGGTGAGGCCCGAGCGGCGGCCGTTGCGGGTCAGCTCGTTGGCCAGGTCGACGTTGAAGGCGTCGACGCGGGTGGAGGGGAGGGACAGACCGATCTTGTCCTCCTCGTAGCGGTCCGCGAGACCCTTGGCGATGTCGCCGATCTCGGAGTGGTCCGCGGAGGACAGGGAGAGGAGGCCGACCTCTTCGAAGCCGGTCGCCTTGAGGCCCTTGTCGACCATGTCGCCGATGCCGGTGATCGAGCGCTCACGCACCGGGCGGGTGATCATGCCCGCCTGGCAGAAGCGGCAGCCGCGGGTGCAGCCGCGGAAGATCTCGACCGACATGCGCTCGTGGACGGTCTCGGCGAGGGGGACGAGGGGCTGCTTGGGGTAGGGCCACTCGTCCAGGTCCATGACGGTGTGCTTGGACACGCGCCACGGCACGCCCGACCGGTTCGGGACGACGCGGGCGATGCGGCCGTCGGCGAGGTACTCGACGTCGTAGAACGCCGGGATGTACACGCTGCCGGTCTTGGCCAGGCGGAGGAGGACCTCCTCGCGGCCGCCGGGGCGGCCCTCCGCCTTCCACTCGCGGATGATCTTCGTCATGTCGAGCACGGCCTGCTCGCCGTCGCCGATGATCGCCGCGTCGATGAAGTCCGCGATCGGCTCGGGGTTGAAGGCCGCGTGGCCGCCGGCCAGGACGATCGGGTCGTCGATCGTGCGGTCCTTGGACTCCAGCGGGATGCCGGCCAGGTCCAGGGCCGCGAGCATGTTGGTGTAGCCCAGCTCCGTGGAGAAGGACAGGCCGAACACGTCGAAGGCCTTCACCGGGCGGTGGCTGTCGACCGTGAACTGCGGCACGCCGTGCTCACGCATCAGCGCCTCCAGGTCCGGCCACACGCTGTACGTGCGCTCGGCGAGGACGCCCTCCTGCTCGTTCAGTACCTCGTAGAGGATCATGACGCCCTGGTTGGGCAGACCGACCTCGTACGCGTCGGGGTACATGAGCGCCCAGCGCACGTCACAGTCGGCCCAGGGCTTGACGGTGGAGTTGAGCTCTCCGCCGACGTACTGGATCGGCTTCTGCACATGCGGGAGCAGAGCTTCGAGCTGCGGGAACACAGACTCCGCGGACTCGGCGGCTTCGGCAGGCATCTCGCGAACCTTCGTGAGCTGAGGACAGGGGTGACCATCAAGCGTAACCCGCTCGGCGGCCTCCCCCGACCGCTCAGACGGACGCCCCCGCCTTGATCTCCGCCCAGGTCCCGGGCAGCTCCGCCTCGTCCGCCGCCGCCCGCTGCTCCTCGCGGCCGTACAGCACGCCGTAGGTGAAGGTGCTCTCCCCCACCGCGTGCGCCACGGCGGACAGCTCACGCAGCGCCTCGCGGGCCAGCACGCTGTCCTGGTGGTCGCCGAGCAGCTTCTGCAGGGACTTCATCGCCTTGGTCAGGGCCGCGGCCGGGTCACCGAGGACCGGGGTGGCCGCCTCCGCCGCGTACCGGGTGCGCTTGGCCTTCTTGCGGGCCTCGTGCAGGCCGAGGTCGCGGTCGCGGCCGGGCGGCAGGTCGATGGCCCGCTCGACGAGGGCGGAGAGCTTCGCGAAGTCCTTGCGTACGGCCTTGGCGATCACCTTCGCCGGCTTCTTCGCGGCCGTCTTCCGCAGGGGCGGGTCGGCGAGCAGGGCGTCGAGGGTGTCGAGCAGCGTCAGATAGCGGTGGGAGTCGAGGACGCCGGTCAGCCGGCGGCGGGATCCGCCGCGGCGGACCTTGGACCAGGTGCGCAGCCGGGTGCGGACGGGCCCGGCGACCAGGGTGCGGGGCAGGGCGTCGAGGGCCGTCGCGATGCGCTCGGTGAGCACCTCGCGGTCGCGGTCCACGCCGAGTTCGGTCGCCAGCCACTTGAGCTCCTCGCCGATCGGGTCGGTGACGGCGCGGTCGAGGATGGTGCGGTACGAGCGGAAGGTGCTGCGCAGCCGGCGGGTGGCGACGCGCATCTGGTGCACGGAGTCGAACTCGTCGCGCCGGACGGCCGGATCGAGTTCGACGATGGCGTCGCGCTGGGCGCGGACGTAGGCGAGGACATGGTCGCCGGCGGTCACGTCCGCCGCGCCCTTCCCTGCCTCACTCCCCTTCTCCTTTCCCTCCGGGGCGGTCTCGGCGAGCGCCCGCGCCAGTTTCGACGACGAGCCGGAGCGCCGTACGCCCGCCTTGCGCAGCCGCTTCTCCACCTTGTCGAGGATGTCCGTGCCGATCCCCTCTGCGGCCTCCACCTCGATCTCGGTCCACTGGACGGTGGCGCCGCCCCCGCCGAGCCGCTCGGCCGTGACGGCGTCCTCGCTGACCTCGGCGAGCAGCGTGCCGTCGGCGTCGACGAGGTGGTGCACGTCGCGGGCGGACAGGAGCCGGACCACGGGCACCAGCTCGGCGTCGCGGACCCGGGAGCGCACCAGCGCGGCGAGCGCGGGCGGAACGGTGTCGGAGAGCGGCGCCCTGATCTCGTCCCGGACGTCGGCCGCGACGGGAAGCTTGAGATGCCAGCCCTCGTCGGAGCCGCCGGTGCGCCGGCGCAGGGTGACGGAGTGGGCGGCCAGGCGTTCGTCGGCGGTGTCGTAGTAGGTGGCGTCCAGTTCCATGACGCCCTTGTCCAGCACGGCCGCCACCCCACCGACCCCGGCCAGGTCAGGCAGCCCGCTCTCATCGGCTTCGTACTTGCGCTCGATCTCGCGTTTCGTATCCGCCATGAACTGAATCTACAGAGGAGTACGGAATGAGGGGAGGGTGCCCGGCGGACGCTCGGCCGGGCACCCTCCCCTCGTTGCGAAGGGCTCTTGTGAAGACCTACGCCGACAACGGCCGCTGCACCTTGATCGATTGCAGCAGGCCCACGGCCACCCATACCGCGAACATCGACGAGCCGCCGTAGGAGACGAAGGGCAGGGGAAGGCCGGTGACCGGCATGATGCCGAGGGTCATGCCGACGTTCTCGAAGGTCTGGAAGGCGAACCAGGCGACGATTCCGGCGGCGACGATCGTGCCGTACAGCTCGGTCGTCCCGCGGGCGATGCGGCAGGCGCGCCACATGACGACGCCGAGGAGGGCGATTATCAGGCCCGCGCCCAGGAAGCCCAGTTCCTCGCCGGCGACGGTGAAGACGAAGTCCGTCTGCTGTTCGGGGACGAACTGGCCGGTGGTCTGGGAGCCGTGGAAGAGGCCGGCGCCGGTGAGGCCGCCGGAGCCGATGGCGATGCGGGCCTGGTTGGTGTTGTAGCCGACGCCCGCCGGGTCGAGCTTGGGGTTGGCGAAGGCCGCGAAGCGGTTGATCTGGTAGTCGTCCAGGATGTGCAGCTGCCACACCGCGATGGCGCCGAGCGCGCCGGCGGTGATCAGGCCGAAGACCCAGCGGTTGGAGGCGCCGGAGGCGAGCAGCACGCCGAGGATGATGATCACCATGACCATGACCGAGCCGAGGTCGGGCATCAGCAGCACGATCAGGATCGGTACGGCGGCCAGGCCCAGGGCCTGAAGGACCGTGCGGTGGTCGGGGTACTTCTTGTCGCCGGCGTCGACGCGCGCCGCGAGGAGCATCGCCATGCCCAGGATGATCGTGATCTTCACGAACTCGGAGGGCTGGAGCGAGAAGCCGCCGCCGAACACGATCCACGAGTGGGCGCCGTTGACGGTGGAGCCGAGCGGGGTGAGCACCATCAGGATGCCGAGCAGCGAGAGGCCGTAGAGGATCGGCACGGCGTTGCGCAGGGCGCGGTGGCCGAGCCAGATCGTGCCGATCATCAGGACGAGCCCGATGCCGGTGTTCATGAAGTGCCGGATCAGGAAGTAGTACGGGTCGCCCTGGTTGATCTCGGTGCGGTTGCGGGTCGCGGAGAAGACCAGTACCGAGCCGATCGTCGACAGGGCGATGGCCGCGAGGAGCATCGGCCAGTCCATGCGGCGGGCCACCGAGTCGCGGGCGAAGAGCCGTGTCCAGCCGGCCCGCTGGGGTCCGTATCCGGGGACGGAGAAGGTGTTGCCGGTCATGCGGGCGTCCTCCGGTTTCCCCGCCTGCGCGGTCGCCTGCGGGTGTCGCGGTTGCCCGTGCCGGGCGAGGGGGCGGTCGAGGCGGGCTGCGAGCCGTCCGGGGCGGGTGAGCCCGAGGGGGCCGGGCGGACGTCCTTGGCCGGGTCCTCGGAGACCTTCGGGGACTTGATCGTGCCGTCGGTGCGGACCTTCGGCAGGCTCTTCTCCGGCTCGGGCAGCAGCGCCTTCTTCGGGTCGATCTTGCCGTCGGGCTGGACGCCGTACATCGCGCTGTAGATGTTGCGCACGGCCTCACCGGAGGCGCCGGAGCCCGTACCGGCCTGGGAGATGGTCATGATGACCGAGTAGTCCTTGGAATACGTGGCCAGCCAGGACGTGGTCTGCTTGCCGTAGACCTCGGCGGTACCGGTCTTGGCGTGCAGCGAGATCTTGTCCTGCGGCCAGCCGTTGAACTTCCAGGCGGCGGTACCGCGGGTGACGACGCCCGCGAAGGCGTCGTGCATGCCCTTGAGAGTGGCCTTGCTGACCGGGAGCCTGCCGTGCGGCTGCGGCTTGATCTCCTGCACGTGCTTGCCGTCGGGGCTGACGACCGCCTTGCCGATGCTCGGGGTGTACATGGTGCCGCCGTTGGCCACGGCGCCGTAGATCACGGCCTCCTGGATCGGCGTGACGAGTGTGTCGCCCTGGCCGATGGAGTAGTTGATCGCGTCACCCTCGCGCATCTTGTTGCCCTCGAGGCAGTTCTCGTACGCGATCTTCTCGACGTAGGAGCCGTTCTTCTTGCCGGACTTGCACCAGGCGTCCTTGTTGGCCTTCCAGTAGTCGAGCTTCCACTTGCGGTCGGGGACGCGGCCGGTGACCTCGTTGGGGAGGTCGACGCCGGTCTCCTTGCCGAGGCCGAACTGGTGGGCGGTCTTGTAGAACCAGTCCTTGGGCTGGCCCTTCTTCGGGTTGATGCCGCCGTCGCGCTTCCACTCCCGGTCCGCGAGGCCGTAGAAGACGGTGTCGCAGGAGACCTCGAGGGCGCGGTTGAGCGGGATGGGGCCGAAGCTCTCCCCCTCGAAGTTCTTGAAGACCTGGCCGCCGACGGAGTACGAACTGGTGCAGGGGTAGCGGCCGTTGAAGGGGTAGCCGGCCTGGACGGCGGCCGCCGTCGAGACGACCTTGAAGGTCGAACCGGGTGCCGCCTGCCCCTGGATGGCCCGGTTGAGCAGCGGGTAGTCGGACTTCTTGCCGGTGAGGGCCTTGTAGTCCTTGGCGGAGATGCCGCCGACCCAGACGTTCGGGTCGTACGTCGGCGCGGACGCCATGGCGACGATGCGGCCGGTCTTGGCCTCCATCACGACGACGGCGCCGGAGTCGGCCTTGTAGTTCTCGCCGGTGATCTTGTCGTACTGCTGGCGGGCGACTTTCATCGCGTGGTCCAGCTCGTACTCGGCGACGCGCTGGACACGGGAGTCGATGCTGGTGACCAGGTTGGAGCCGGGCTGGGCGGCGTCCGCCTCGGCCTGGCCGATGACGCGCCCGAGGTTGTCGACCTCGTAGCGGGTGACGCCGGCCTTGCCGCGCAGCTCCTTGTCGTACTGCCGCTCCAGCCCGGAACGGCCGACCATGTCGGAGCGCAGGAACGGCGAGTCGGTGTCCTCGGCCTTGGTGATCTCCTCGTCGGTGACCGGCGAGAGGTAGCCGAGGACCTGCGAGGTGTTGGACTTGCCGGGGCTCGGGTAGCGGCGCACGGCCTCCGGTTCGGCGGTGATGCCGGGGAAGTCCTCGCCACGCTCACGGATCTGGAGGGCCTGCTTGGCGGTGGCCTCGTCGGTGATCGGGATCGGCTGGTACGGCGACCCGTTCCAGCAGGGCTGCGGGGTCTTGGCGTCGCACAGCCTGACCTTCTGCATGACCTCCGTGGGGCTCATGCCGAGGACGCCGGCCAGCTTGGCGAGGACGGCCTTGCCGTCGTCGTGTTGCTTCAGCAGGTCCGTGCGCGAGGCGGAGACGACCAGCCGGGTCTCGTTGTCGGCGAGTGCCACGCCGCGCGCGTCGAGGATCGAGCCGCGGGGCGCGGGCTGGACGACCTGCTGGACGTGGTTGCCGGAGGCCTCCTTCTGGTACTCCGCGCCCTGGCGGACCTGGAGGTACCACAGGCGGCCGCCGAGGGTGCCGAGCAGGGAGAAGACGAGGATCTGGATGACGACGAGTCGGATCTGGACTCGTGGGGTCCGTCCGGTCTCGGGAATATTGGTCACTGCGGCTGCCTCCCCCTCTCAGTGCGTGTACGGGTCGTGCGGGTACGAGGCGCTCGTACCGGTGTCGTGCGGGGCGCGGCGGCTGGGCCGGGCCGTGGTCGACTCCCGTGTGGTCACAGCTTCTTGACCCCCTTGATGCGGCCGACGCGGGCGGTGCGGGTGCGGGCCTTGTTCTTCAGGGCGCCGAGTCCGCCGCGCTGGCCGCCGATACGCAGGCCGGTGCCGGCGGAGAGCCAGCCGGAGGAGATGTCGGTGCCCTTGGAGCCGGAACCGGCCTCCGCGAGGGGGTCGTTGTCGGCGCGCCGGGCCAGGGCCATGATCCCGGGGACGACGAACGGTGCGAGCAGCAGGTCGTACAGGGCGGCGCTGAACAGCAGTCCGGCGAGGCCGACATGGCGGGCGGCGGTGTCGCCGACGAGGGCGCCGACGAGCGCGTACAGCAGTGTCGAGCCGATGGCCGCGGCGACCACCACGACCATGGGGGCGGTCGCCGACTTGATGCGGCCGGTCTCGGGCTTGACCAGTCCGGCGAAATAGCCGATGACGCACAGCACCAGGGCGTAGCGGCCGGCCGCGTGGTCGGCGGGCGGGGCGAGGTCGGCGAGCAGTCCGGCGCCGAACCCGACGAGGGCGCCGCCGACCTGGCCGTACACCAGGGCGAGGCCCACGACGGTGAGCAGCAGCAGGTCGGGGACGGCGCCGGGGAGGTGGAGGCGGGCGAGGACGCTCACCTGCACCACCAGGGCGACGACGACCAGGGCGGTGGAGAGCAGGATCCGGTTGACACGCATGGGGGTTGAGCTCACTCCTACTGCTGCTCGTCGGTGGCGGTCGTGTCGCTGGTCGGCTCGTCCGTGGCCGTGTCGTCGGTGGCGGAGTCGTCGGTCGCCGAGGTGTCACCGGACGACTCCTCGCCGGAGTTCGCCTGGGCGGACGGGGTGACCGTGACGGTGACCGTCGGGGTCGGGGTCGGCCTGGGCTTGGCCGGGAGCACCTCGTCGCGCGGGTCCTTCTTCGGGGCCTCGACGACGACACCGACGATGTCGAGCTGGGTGAAGTTGGCGAAGGGCCTGACGTACATGGTGCGGGTCAGGCCGCCGCCGGAGGGGTCGACGCGGGAGACGGTGCCGACCGGGACGCCGGGCACGAAGGGCTTGTCGGCCTGGGAACCGAAGGTGACCAGCCGGTCGCCCTTCTTCACCTCCGCCTTGCCGTTGAGGAGTTCGACGCGCAGCGCGCGGTCGCCCTGGCCGGAGGAGAAGCCGAGTTCGTCGCTGCCCTCCATCCGGGTGCCGACGGTGAAGTCGGGGTCGTTGGCGAGCAGGACGGTCGCGGTGTCGGGGCCGACGGTGGTAACGCGGCCGACCAGGCCGTCCCCGTTGAGGACGGTCATGTCGCGCCGGATGCCGTCGCCTGCGCCGGCGTCGATGGTGATGGTCCAGGAGAAGCCCTGGGCCGCTCCTATGGCGATGACCTGGGCGCCCTTGATGCCGTACTGCCCGTCACCGGCGAGCTTCAGCATCTTGTCGAGCTGGTGCAGCCTGCTGCGGTCGCGGTCCTTGCTGCCGAGCTTCGCCTTGAGAGCGGCGTTCTCCTTCTCCAGCAGGGCGAGCCGGTCATGGCGCTCTCCGGAGTCACGGACGGCGGAGACGGCGTTGCCGACGGGACTGACCGCCGACGACACTCCGTTCTCGATCGGACCGAAGACCGCTGCCGCGGCCTGCCGGGCACCGTCGACCGGGGAGTTCTGGCCGCCGCGGATATCCACCGTGATCAGCGCGAACGCGATGGCGATCAGCAGCACCAGAAGCAGCCGGCTCTCTTTCGTGTCCCTCACGTGCGGCGGCCGTGCCCTTCCTCGTAGGAATGCGGAGGCCCCTTCGATGGGCGCGAGCGCGAAGTCGAAACGCAAACCCAAGGGGCCCGTTTGTGGGAGCTTATGCCTCTATATCAACGATCCGCCGCACGAGGAGAGAACGTCTCGTACGGCGGAATCGAAGAGTTGTGTCACCTGCGCGGCTGGGCGTCCAGCACCTGCTGGAGCGCCTCGAACTCCTCGACACACTTGCCGGATCCGAGCGCCACACTGTCCAGCGGGTCCTCGGCGATGTGGATCGGCATGCCGGTCTCGCGCCGCAGCCGCTCGTCCAGCCCGCGCAGCAGCGCGCCACCGCCGGTCAGGACGATGCCCCGGTCCATGATGTCGCCGGACAGCTCCGGCGGGCACTTGTCGAGGGTGGTCTTGACCGCGTCGACGATGGCGTTGACGGGCTCCTCGATCGCCTTGCGGACCTCGGCGGCCGAGATGACCACGGTCTTGGGCAGCCCGGACACCAGGTCCCGGCCACGGATTTCGGTGTGCTCGTCGGAGTCGAGGTCGTACGCCGAGCCGACAGTGATCTTGATCTGTTCCGCGGTCCGCTCACCGAGGAGGAGGCTGTACTCCTTCTTGATGTGCTGGATGATCGCGTTGTCCAGTTCGTCGCCCGCGACACGGATGGACTGGGCGGTGACGATCCCGCCGAGCGAGATGACCGCGACCTCCGTGGTGCCGCCGCCGATGTCCACCACCATGTTGCCCGTGGCCTCGTGGACCGGCAGGCCGGAGCCGATGGCGGCGGCCATGGGCTCCTCGATGATGTGCACCTGGCGGGCGCCCGCCTGGGAGGACGCCTCGATGACCGCGCGGCGCTCGACGCCCGTGATGCCCGAGGGCACACAGACGACGACCCGGGGCCGGGCGAGGTAGCGCCGCTTGTGGATCTTCAGGATGAAGTAGCGGAGCATCCGCTCGGTGATCTCGAAGTCGGCGATCACGCCGTCCTTCAGAGGGCGTACGGCCACGATGTTGCCGGGCGTGCGCCCGATCATCTTCTTCGCTTCGGCACCGACGGCGAGGATGCCGCCGGTGTTGGTGTTGATCGCGACGACGGACGGCTCGTTGAGTACGATCCCCCGACCCCTGACGTACACCAGCGTGTTGGCGGTCCCGAGGTCGACAGCCATGTCACGGCCGATGAACGACATTGAGTTCCCCATCAGGATTCGTCAGGCCTTCCCAGGAGCTTTTGAGGGCTTTTCAGGTCGGCGAAGTGGGTGCTGTGACGTGAAGGCTTCCATCGTAGACGCGGCTTCACGAACACTGCGCGAGGGTCTCCGCCATTGTCAGCATGTGCGCCGCCGCCTCGCTTGTGGAGACGGTCCATCGGGGGCACTGGTTCCCCCGATCGGCACGCATATGCCAAGGGACGGCCGAAACTACGGCCGTCCCAGGCGGATGTCCAGACCGGACTGATGATCATTCAGAAAAATCCGCGAAACCTTCGCTCAGCAGGTCAGGCGCGGGTTTCCCGTGAGCGGATCAGCCGCGCCCCGGGAAGAAGATCTTGACCTCGCGCTCGGCCGACTCCTCGGAGTCGGAGGCGTGGATGAGGTTCTCACGCACGATCACGCCGTAGTCGCCGCGGATGGAGCCGGGGGCCGCGGCGATCGGGTCGGTCGGGCCGGCCAACTGGCGCACGCCCTCGATGACACGGTCACCCTCGACGATCATCGCCACGACCGGGCCGGAGGACATGAACTCCACGAGGGGCTCGTAGAACGGGCGGCCCACGTGCTCCGCGTAGTGCTGTTCCAGGATGGCCCGGTCCAGAGTCCGCTGCTCCAGCGCCGTGATCCGCCAGTCGGCCTTGCGCTCGATACGGCTGATGATCTCGCCGACCAGGGAGCGGCGGACAGCGTCCGGCTTCAGGAGGACGAGAGTGCGCTGGGACATGGTGTGCGGGCTCCTTGCAGGCCAGGGAATGATGGTGCGACTGGCCTGAGGCTACCCGCTGGCGCTCCGTAAGTGGCACCCGGACCGCTTCCGGACGTTCCCCCCCGCGTATGCGGGGACCACGATCAGCAATACGCCGAGCACAAGGGAAAGCCGGGATCACCCCCGCTCCTGCGGGGAAGGTCCGGGCGCCGTATCCAGTAAAGCGCCCGCCACTGACAACGCCCCCTACTGCGCCTCTGCCTGACGCGCCGCGAATCTGGCCTTCGCCTCGTCGATCTTGCGGCCGTAGTGCACCGAGGCCCACCACAGGGCGGCGAAGACCGCGCCCAGGAAGTACATCGTCGGGACGAAGAACCCGGCGGCGATCAGGGCGAGCTGGAGGGCCCAGCCCAGGGCGATGCCGGCGGGACGCGTCACCACGCCGCACAGCAGGACGCACAGGAGCATGGCGACCCCGCTGACCGTCCACACCGTCGACATCGCCAGGTCCGGGTCCTTCATCGCGACCAGACCGGCGAAGCCGATGACGAAGAACTCACCGATCAGCGTGGACGAACAGAGCGTGCGCATCGGATCTCTCAGCCCCTCTTCAGCAGCATGCGGGCCTCGCCCACCGTGATGACGGACCCCGTGACCAGCACGCCGCCGCCCGCGAACTCGGCCTCCTCCTCGGCCAGCGTGATCGCGGCCTCCAGGGCGTCCGGCAGCCGCGGCTCGACCTGGACGCGGTCCTCGCCGAAGACCTCGACGGCGATCGCGGCCAGCTCGTCGGCGCTCATCGCCCGCGGGCTGGTGTTCTGCGTGACGACGACCTCCGCGAGGATCGGCTCGAAGGCCTCGAGCAGCTCGCGGACGTTCTTGTCGGCGCTGACGCCGATGACACCGATCAGCCGGCTGAAGTCGAAGGCCTCGCGCACG includes the following:
- the rodA gene encoding rod shape-determining protein RodA, encoding MTGNTFSVPGYGPQRAGWTRLFARDSVARRMDWPMLLAAIALSTIGSVLVFSATRNRTEINQGDPYYFLIRHFMNTGIGLVLMIGTIWLGHRALRNAVPILYGLSLLGILMVLTPLGSTVNGAHSWIVFGGGFSLQPSEFVKITIILGMAMLLAARVDAGDKKYPDHRTVLQALGLAAVPILIVLLMPDLGSVMVMVIIILGVLLASGASNRWVFGLITAGALGAIAVWQLHILDDYQINRFAAFANPKLDPAGVGYNTNQARIAIGSGGLTGAGLFHGSQTTGQFVPEQQTDFVFTVAGEELGFLGAGLIIALLGVVMWRACRIARGTTELYGTIVAAGIVAWFAFQTFENVGMTLGIMPVTGLPLPFVSYGGSSMFAVWVAVGLLQSIKVQRPLSA
- the mreD gene encoding rod shape-determining protein MreD, which gives rise to MRVNRILLSTALVVVALVVQVSVLARLHLPGAVPDLLLLTVVGLALVYGQVGGALVGFGAGLLADLAPPADHAAGRYALVLCVIGYFAGLVKPETGRIKSATAPMVVVVAAAIGSTLLYALVGALVGDTAARHVGLAGLLFSAALYDLLLAPFVVPGIMALARRADNDPLAEAGSGSKGTDISSGWLSAGTGLRIGGQRGGLGALKNKARTRTARVGRIKGVKKL
- a CDS encoding DUF4233 domain-containing protein; this translates as MRTLCSSTLIGEFFVIGFAGLVAMKDPDLAMSTVWTVSGVAMLLCVLLCGVVTRPAGIALGWALQLALIAAGFFVPTMYFLGAVFAALWWASVHYGRKIDEAKARFAARQAEAQ
- the ndk gene encoding nucleoside-diphosphate kinase codes for the protein MSQRTLVLLKPDAVRRSLVGEIISRIERKADWRITALEQRTLDRAILEQHYAEHVGRPFYEPLVEFMSSGPVVAMIVEGDRVIEGVRQLAGPTDPIAAAPGSIRGDYGVIVRENLIHASDSEESAEREVKIFFPGRG
- the mrdA gene encoding penicillin-binding protein 2, whose translation is MTNIPETGRTPRVQIRLVVIQILVFSLLGTLGGRLWYLQVRQGAEYQKEASGNHVQQVVQPAPRGSILDARGVALADNETRLVVSASRTDLLKQHDDGKAVLAKLAGVLGMSPTEVMQKVRLCDAKTPQPCWNGSPYQPIPITDEATAKQALQIRERGEDFPGITAEPEAVRRYPSPGKSNTSQVLGYLSPVTDEEITKAEDTDSPFLRSDMVGRSGLERQYDKELRGKAGVTRYEVDNLGRVIGQAEADAAQPGSNLVTSIDSRVQRVAEYELDHAMKVARQQYDKITGENYKADSGAVVVMEAKTGRIVAMASAPTYDPNVWVGGISAKDYKALTGKKSDYPLLNRAIQGQAAPGSTFKVVSTAAAVQAGYPFNGRYPCTSSYSVGGQVFKNFEGESFGPIPLNRALEVSCDTVFYGLADREWKRDGGINPKKGQPKDWFYKTAHQFGLGKETGVDLPNEVTGRVPDRKWKLDYWKANKDAWCKSGKKNGSYVEKIAYENCLEGNKMREGDAINYSIGQGDTLVTPIQEAVIYGAVANGGTMYTPSIGKAVVSPDGKHVQEIKPQPHGRLPVSKATLKGMHDAFAGVVTRGTAAWKFNGWPQDKISLHAKTGTAEVYGKQTTSWLATYSKDYSVIMTISQAGTGSGASGEAVRNIYSAMYGVQPDGKIDPKKALLPEPEKSLPKVRTDGTIKSPKVSEDPAKDVRPAPSGSPAPDGSQPASTAPSPGTGNRDTRRRPRRRGNRRTPA
- a CDS encoding rod shape-determining protein; this encodes MSFIGRDMAVDLGTANTLVYVRGRGIVLNEPSVVAINTNTGGILAVGAEAKKMIGRTPGNIVAVRPLKDGVIADFEITERMLRYFILKIHKRRYLARPRVVVCVPSGITGVERRAVIEASSQAGARQVHIIEEPMAAAIGSGLPVHEATGNMVVDIGGGTTEVAVISLGGIVTAQSIRVAGDELDNAIIQHIKKEYSLLLGERTAEQIKITVGSAYDLDSDEHTEIRGRDLVSGLPKTVVISAAEVRKAIEEPVNAIVDAVKTTLDKCPPELSGDIMDRGIVLTGGGALLRGLDERLRRETGMPIHIAEDPLDSVALGSGKCVEEFEALQQVLDAQPRR
- a CDS encoding TIGR03960 family B12-binding radical SAM protein; this translates as MPAEAAESAESVFPQLEALLPHVQKPIQYVGGELNSTVKPWADCDVRWALMYPDAYEVGLPNQGVMILYEVLNEQEGVLAERTYSVWPDLEALMREHGVPQFTVDSHRPVKAFDVFGLSFSTELGYTNMLAALDLAGIPLESKDRTIDDPIVLAGGHAAFNPEPIADFIDAAIIGDGEQAVLDMTKIIREWKAEGRPGGREEVLLRLAKTGSVYIPAFYDVEYLADGRIARVVPNRSGVPWRVSKHTVMDLDEWPYPKQPLVPLAETVHERMSVEIFRGCTRGCRFCQAGMITRPVRERSITGIGDMVDKGLKATGFEEVGLLSLSSADHSEIGDIAKGLADRYEEDKIGLSLPSTRVDAFNVDLANELTRNGRRSGLTFAPEGGSERMRKVINKMVSEEDLIRTVATAYGNGWRQVKLYFMCGLPTETDEDVLQIADMAMSVIQKGREVSGSGDIRCTVSIGGFVPKPHTPFQWAPQLSAEETDARLQKLRDKIRGDKKYGRSIGFRYHDGKPGIVEGLLSRGDRRIGAVIRAVYDDGGRFDGWREHFSYDRWMACADKALEPLGVDVDWYTTRERTYEEVLPWDHLDSGLDKDWLWEDWQDALDETEVEDCRWTPCFDCGVCPQMDTHIQIGPTGKKLLPLAVKNAAPAPAASGHAH
- a CDS encoding CYTH and CHAD domain-containing protein, with amino-acid sequence MADTKREIERKYEADESGLPDLAGVGGVAAVLDKGVMELDATYYDTADERLAAHSVTLRRRTGGSDEGWHLKLPVAADVRDEIRAPLSDTVPPALAALVRSRVRDAELVPVVRLLSARDVHHLVDADGTLLAEVSEDAVTAERLGGGGATVQWTEIEVEAAEGIGTDILDKVEKRLRKAGVRRSGSSSKLARALAETAPEGKEKGSEAGKGAADVTAGDHVLAYVRAQRDAIVELDPAVRRDEFDSVHQMRVATRRLRSTFRSYRTILDRAVTDPIGEELKWLATELGVDRDREVLTERIATALDALPRTLVAGPVRTRLRTWSKVRRGGSRRRLTGVLDSHRYLTLLDTLDALLADPPLRKTAAKKPAKVIAKAVRKDFAKLSALVERAIDLPPGRDRDLGLHEARKKAKRTRYAAEAATPVLGDPAAALTKAMKSLQKLLGDHQDSVLAREALRELSAVAHAVGESTFTYGVLYGREEQRAAADEAELPGTWAEIKAGASV
- the mreC gene encoding rod shape-determining protein MreC, which gives rise to MRDTKESRLLLVLLIAIAFALITVDIRGGQNSPVDGARQAAAAVFGPIENGVSSAVSPVGNAVSAVRDSGERHDRLALLEKENAALKAKLGSKDRDRSRLHQLDKMLKLAGDGQYGIKGAQVIAIGAAQGFSWTITIDAGAGDGIRRDMTVLNGDGLVGRVTTVGPDTATVLLANDPDFTVGTRMEGSDELGFSSGQGDRALRVELLNGKAEVKKGDRLVTFGSQADKPFVPGVPVGTVSRVDPSGGGLTRTMYVRPFANFTQLDIVGVVVEAPKKDPRDEVLPAKPRPTPTPTVTVTVTPSAQANSGEESSGDTSATDDSATDDTATDEPTSDTTATDEQQ